In a genomic window of Micromonospora cremea:
- a CDS encoding sulfurtransferase, translating to MSVPNDPDPRLQSYADPQRLVTTDWLAEHLGDEGLVVVESDEDVLLYESGHIPGAIKVDWHLELNDQVTRDYLDAKSFAEMCAAKGIGRGDTVVFYGDNFNWWAAYALWVFSLFGHADVRLLDGGRQKWIAEGREVTRDKPSRPRAGYPVPLRDDTPLRAFREQVMAHIAAGRPLVDVRSPGEYTGEMLHMPDYPQEGALRGGHIPGAVNKPWKSAANEDGTFKSSDELRAIYADQLGLSPDDDVIAYCRIGERSSHTWFVLRHLLGYPQVRNYDGSWTEWGNLVRAPVVKGDQPGGLAA from the coding sequence ATGTCTGTGCCGAACGATCCTGATCCCCGCCTTCAGTCGTACGCGGACCCGCAGCGGCTGGTCACCACCGACTGGCTGGCCGAGCACCTGGGCGACGAGGGCCTCGTCGTGGTCGAGTCCGACGAGGACGTCCTGCTCTACGAGTCCGGCCACATCCCCGGCGCCATCAAGGTCGACTGGCACCTGGAGCTGAACGACCAGGTGACCCGGGACTATCTCGACGCGAAGAGCTTCGCCGAGATGTGCGCCGCCAAGGGCATCGGCCGAGGCGACACGGTGGTCTTCTACGGCGACAACTTCAACTGGTGGGCCGCGTACGCCCTCTGGGTCTTCTCGCTCTTCGGGCACGCCGACGTGCGGCTGCTGGACGGCGGGCGGCAGAAGTGGATCGCCGAGGGGCGCGAGGTGACCCGCGACAAACCGTCCCGCCCGCGCGCCGGCTACCCGGTGCCGCTGCGCGACGACACGCCGCTCCGGGCGTTCCGCGAGCAGGTGATGGCGCACATCGCCGCTGGTCGGCCGCTGGTTGACGTCCGGTCGCCCGGCGAGTACACCGGCGAGATGCTGCACATGCCGGACTACCCGCAGGAGGGTGCGCTGCGTGGCGGGCACATCCCGGGTGCGGTGAACAAGCCGTGGAAGTCCGCCGCCAACGAGGACGGCACGTTCAAGTCCTCGGACGAGCTGCGCGCGATCTACGCCGACCAGCTCGGGCTCAGCCCGGACGACGACGTGATCGCGTACTGCCGGATCGGTGAGCGGTCGAGCCACACCTGGTTCGTGCTGCGGCATCTGCTGGGCTATCCGCAGGTGCGTAACTACGACGGCTCCTGGACCGAGTGGGGCAACCTCGTCCGGGCTCCCGTCGTCAAGGGCGACCAGCCGGGTGGCCTCGCCGCCTGA
- a CDS encoding SigE family RNA polymerase sigma factor: MTRRIGSCGPLLTEFDSFVRARTPALLRSAYLLTGDQHLAEDLVQSALARTHRSWNRLRDSGNAEAYTRRIIYHLQVSWWRRRRVSESMPGELPEPRGGDSAPDHAHQTSLRVTLRAALLKLSAKQRAVLVLRFFEDRTEAEAADLLGVTVGTVKSQTAKALARLRAVAPELAELYILEGSTR, translated from the coding sequence ATGACCCGAAGGATCGGCTCGTGTGGACCTCTGCTGACGGAGTTCGACTCGTTCGTCCGTGCCCGAACGCCGGCGCTGCTGCGCTCGGCCTACCTACTCACCGGCGACCAGCACCTGGCCGAGGACCTGGTCCAGTCGGCGCTGGCGCGAACCCACCGCTCGTGGAACCGGCTGCGCGACAGCGGCAACGCCGAGGCGTACACCCGGAGGATCATTTACCACCTCCAGGTGTCCTGGTGGCGCCGCCGACGGGTGTCCGAGTCGATGCCGGGCGAGCTGCCCGAGCCACGCGGAGGCGACTCGGCCCCCGACCACGCCCACCAGACGAGCCTGCGGGTCACCCTCCGGGCGGCGCTGCTGAAGCTCTCCGCGAAGCAGCGGGCCGTGTTGGTCCTGCGCTTCTTCGAGGACCGCACCGAGGCGGAGGCCGCCGACCTGCTCGGCGTGACCGTCGGCACTGTGAAGAGCCAGACGGCCAAAGCGCTGGCCAGGCTGCGTGCCGTCGCGCCCGAGCTCGCCGAACTGTACATCCTGGAAGGAAGCACCCGATGA
- a CDS encoding SGNH/GDSL hydrolase family protein: MRWRSFVAVGDSFTEGMDDAYPDGTYRGWADLVATRLAADVGPDFRYANLAIRGRLFPGVVAEQVPAAVAMKPDLISFAAGGNDVLRRTFDPDTLVARFDDVVRQLRSGGADVLLFRFADVMARLPGQRLVAPRVELLNQAVGETAERHGAILVDLYADDTFLNPMLWSTDRLHLNPAGHRRVAGQVLNALGVGCDEEWLLVPERPLPKPWLAARGDDLRWAGRHLAPWIKRRLTGRSSGDTVTAKRPSLSPVTD, from the coding sequence GTGCGCTGGCGCAGTTTTGTCGCGGTCGGGGACAGCTTCACCGAGGGTATGGACGACGCGTACCCGGACGGCACCTACCGCGGTTGGGCGGACCTGGTGGCGACCCGGCTGGCCGCCGACGTCGGTCCCGATTTCCGCTACGCCAACCTGGCCATTCGGGGCCGGCTCTTTCCCGGCGTGGTCGCGGAGCAGGTGCCCGCCGCGGTAGCCATGAAGCCCGACCTGATCAGTTTCGCGGCCGGTGGCAACGACGTGCTGCGCCGCACCTTCGATCCGGACACGTTGGTCGCCCGCTTCGACGACGTGGTGCGGCAGTTGCGCTCGGGCGGCGCGGACGTGCTGCTCTTCCGGTTCGCCGACGTGATGGCCCGGCTGCCCGGCCAGCGCCTCGTCGCCCCCCGGGTGGAGCTGCTCAACCAGGCGGTCGGCGAGACCGCTGAGCGGCACGGCGCCATCCTGGTCGACCTGTACGCCGACGACACCTTCCTCAACCCGATGCTCTGGAGCACCGACCGGCTGCACCTGAACCCGGCCGGGCACCGACGGGTGGCCGGGCAGGTACTCAACGCGCTCGGCGTCGGCTGCGACGAGGAGTGGCTGCTCGTTCCGGAGCGACCGCTGCCGAAGCCGTGGCTGGCCGCCCGGGGAGACGATCTGCGTTGGGCCGGCCGGCACCTCGCCCCATGGATCAAGCGCCGGCTCACCGGCCGCTCGTCCGGCGACACGGTCACCGCGAAGCGTCCCTCGCTGAGCCCGGTCACCGACTGA
- a CDS encoding proline--tRNA ligase, translating to MLLRMSTLLLRTLREDPADAEVPSHRLLLRAGYIRRAAPGGYTWLPLGKLVLDRITEVVRGELIAIGDQEVHFPALLPAEPYRTSGRWTEYGDDIFTLADRRGAEHLLAPTHEEMAALLVKDVFTSYRDFPVTLFQVQTKFRDEARPRAGLLRGREFLMKDAYSFDLDEAGLRDAYARHRAAYRRIFDRLGLDYTVVHAMSGAMGGSASEEFLAATPVGEDTFVGCTACDYAANTEAVTTRAPAAGDPTAQPAVEVHDTPDTPTIASLVALANAHRLGGRDGWTAADTLKNVVLAVRQPGADRAEPLVVGVPGDREVDLKRVGAALHPAQVAVFEEWADHPELVRGYIGPQLLDKLGIRYLVDPRVVPGSAWLTGANEPGRHATDVVCGRDFTPDGTIEAAEVRAGDPCPSCDRGELTIRRGIEIGHIFQLGRRFTDAFAVDVLGPAGKPVRPTMGSYGIGVSRAVAAIAEQHHDDRGLAWPAAVAPCDVHLVVAGKGPQLDAALELGGRLAAAGLRVLVDDRTHVSAGVKFTDAELIGIPRAIVVGRRLADGYVELRERAGDGRTELPLDGLVDRLVDEVRRERGNVV from the coding sequence ATGCTGCTACGCATGTCGACCCTGTTGCTGCGGACCCTGCGCGAGGACCCGGCGGACGCGGAGGTGCCGAGCCATCGGCTCCTGCTGCGCGCCGGCTACATCCGCCGCGCCGCGCCGGGCGGCTACACCTGGCTGCCGCTGGGCAAGCTGGTGCTGGACCGGATCACCGAGGTGGTACGCGGCGAGCTGATCGCGATCGGCGACCAGGAGGTGCACTTCCCGGCGCTGCTGCCGGCGGAGCCGTACCGGACCAGTGGCCGATGGACGGAGTACGGCGACGACATCTTCACCCTCGCCGACCGGCGCGGCGCGGAGCACCTGTTGGCGCCCACCCACGAGGAGATGGCGGCGCTGCTGGTCAAGGACGTGTTCACCTCGTACCGGGACTTCCCGGTGACGCTGTTCCAGGTGCAGACCAAGTTCCGCGACGAGGCGCGGCCCCGCGCGGGTCTGCTGCGCGGCCGGGAGTTCCTGATGAAGGACGCGTACTCCTTCGACCTGGACGAGGCCGGACTGCGGGACGCGTACGCACGGCACCGGGCCGCGTACCGGCGGATCTTCGACCGGCTGGGCCTGGACTACACGGTGGTGCACGCGATGTCCGGGGCGATGGGCGGCTCGGCGTCGGAGGAGTTCCTGGCCGCGACGCCGGTCGGCGAGGACACCTTCGTCGGCTGCACCGCCTGCGACTACGCGGCGAACACCGAGGCGGTCACCACCCGGGCGCCGGCCGCCGGTGACCCGACCGCGCAGCCGGCCGTCGAGGTGCACGACACTCCCGACACCCCGACGATCGCCAGCCTGGTGGCCCTGGCCAACGCCCACCGCTTGGGTGGTCGGGACGGCTGGACCGCCGCCGACACCCTGAAGAACGTCGTGCTGGCCGTGCGTCAGCCCGGCGCGGACCGGGCCGAGCCGCTGGTGGTCGGCGTTCCCGGTGACCGGGAGGTGGACCTGAAGCGGGTCGGCGCCGCGCTGCACCCGGCCCAGGTGGCCGTCTTCGAGGAGTGGGCCGACCACCCGGAGCTGGTTCGCGGGTACATCGGGCCGCAACTGCTCGACAAGCTGGGCATCCGCTACCTCGTCGACCCGCGGGTGGTGCCCGGCTCGGCCTGGCTGACCGGGGCGAACGAGCCGGGCCGGCACGCGACGGACGTGGTCTGCGGGCGGGACTTCACTCCCGACGGCACGATCGAGGCGGCCGAGGTGCGCGCCGGGGACCCCTGCCCCTCCTGCGACCGCGGCGAGCTGACCATCCGGCGGGGCATCGAGATCGGGCACATCTTCCAACTCGGCCGCCGGTTCACCGACGCGTTCGCGGTCGACGTGCTCGGCCCGGCGGGCAAGCCGGTCCGGCCGACCATGGGCTCCTACGGCATCGGGGTGTCGCGCGCGGTGGCGGCGATCGCCGAGCAGCACCACGACGACCGGGGGCTGGCCTGGCCGGCGGCGGTCGCGCCGTGTGACGTACACCTGGTCGTGGCGGGCAAGGGGCCGCAGCTCGACGCGGCGCTGGAGCTCGGCGGGCGGCTCGCGGCGGCCGGCCTGCGGGTGCTGGTCGACGACCGGACGCACGTCTCGGCCGGGGTCAAGTTCACCGACGCCGAGCTGATCGGCATCCCGCGCGCCATCGTGGTCGGCCGCCGGCTGGCCGACGGGTACGTCGAGCTGCGCGAGCGGGCCGGCGACGGGCGCACCGAACTGCCGCTGGACGGTCTGGTGGACCGGTTGGTCGACGAGGTGCGCCGGGAACGTGGGAACGTGGTGTAG
- a CDS encoding TolB family protein, with protein MLSATVSPDGRRVAWVERDGTLWVSALDGSGKRKVREQTDSMCQTAWSPDSRQLTASVAGEGAGLVDVVSGAYRKVDGLLGCHPVWAANGTIALADGGDGTVFLTDRRGAARRVIPGLGGKGSAYGCYDLASISPDGRRIALFRIARGSEPGDAARSLLANAVLDTRTGKSVALPLSGRELRQVFFQADGSMVVRVRSGDRYTLLLVDEAGKKVAEQPEPASLRDMQIINALG; from the coding sequence GTGCTGAGCGCGACGGTCTCCCCGGACGGGCGTCGGGTGGCGTGGGTGGAGCGCGACGGAACGCTCTGGGTCTCCGCGCTCGACGGCTCGGGGAAGCGGAAGGTCCGCGAACAGACCGATTCGATGTGCCAGACGGCCTGGTCACCGGACTCGCGGCAGCTGACGGCCAGCGTCGCCGGAGAAGGGGCCGGGCTGGTGGACGTCGTGTCCGGCGCCTACCGGAAGGTGGACGGCCTCCTCGGCTGCCACCCGGTCTGGGCCGCCAACGGCACCATCGCGCTGGCGGACGGCGGGGACGGCACGGTGTTCCTGACCGACCGGCGTGGTGCCGCGCGGCGCGTCATACCGGGCCTTGGCGGCAAGGGAAGCGCGTACGGCTGCTACGACCTGGCCAGCATCTCCCCCGATGGGCGGCGGATCGCCCTGTTCCGGATCGCCCGCGGGTCCGAGCCGGGCGACGCTGCTCGGTCCCTGCTGGCGAACGCCGTGCTGGACACCCGGACCGGCAAGTCGGTAGCGCTGCCGCTCAGCGGTCGCGAGCTGCGACAGGTCTTCTTCCAGGCCGACGGGTCCATGGTGGTGCGTGTTCGCAGCGGCGACCGGTACACCCTGCTCCTCGTCGACGAGGCCGGAAAGAAGGTTGCCGAGCAGCCGGAGCCGGCGAGCCTCCGGGACATGCAGATCATCAACGCCCTCGGCTGA